In Camelus dromedarius isolate mCamDro1 chromosome 24, mCamDro1.pat, whole genome shotgun sequence, one genomic interval encodes:
- the CASKIN1 gene encoding caskin-1 isoform X3: protein MGKEQELVQAVKAEDVGTAQRLLQRPRPGKAKLLGSTKKINVNFQDPDGFSALHHAALNGNTELITLLLEAQAAVDIKDNKGMRPLHYAAWQGRKEPMKLVLKAGSAVNIPSDEGHIPLHLAAQHGHYDVSEMLLQHQSNPCMVDNSGKTPLDLACEFGRVGVVQLLLSSNMCAALLEPRPGDTTDPNGTSPLHLAAKNGHIDIIRLLLQAGIDINRQTKSGTALHEAALCGKTEVVRLLLDSGINAHVRNTYSQTALDIVHQFTTSQASKEIKQLLRGGPGQGRWAGAEPGPGRLTGLGGLLPPVSPEASAALQVRATKDYCNNYDLTSLNVKAGDIITVLEQHPDGRWKGCIHDNRTGNDRVGYFPSSLGEAIVKRAGSRAGAEPSPPQGGSSSGTPAPPEEIWVLRKPFAGGDRSGSLSSVAGGRSSGGHTLHAGSEGVKLLATVLSQKPVSDSSPGDSPVKPPEGSAGATRSQPPVAHAGQVFGEQPPKKPEAASEGKANLAVWLSMIGLAQYYKVLVDNGYENIDFITDITWEDLQEIGITKLGHQKKLMLAVRKLAELQKAEYAKYEGGPLRRKVPQSLEVMAIESPPPPEPAPADCQSPKMTTFQDSELSGELQAAMTGPAEGAAAAATAAATAEKPSNHLPPTPRASMRPEPSLGGRARHMSSSQELLGDGPPGPGSPMSRSQEYLLDEGPAPGTPPKEARPSRHGHSIKRASVPPVPGKPRQVLPPGASHFTPPQTPTKARPSSPQAVGGPHGPAPATAKVKPTPQLLPPAERPMSPRSLPQSPTHRGFAYVLPQPVESEAAPAAPGPAPAAVPTTVPMLCLPPEADVEPERPKKRAHSLNRYAASDSEPERDELLVPAAAGPYATVQRRVGRSHSVRAPAGADKNVNRSQSFAVRPRKKGPPPPPPKRSSSAMASANLADESVPDVETEGAGTEDGQLGVRAQRRRASDLAGSVDTGSAGSVKSIAAMLELSSIGGGGRAARRPPEGHPTPRPASPEPGRVATVLASVKHKEAIGPDGEVVNRRRTLSGPVTGLLATARRSPGEQGPPADHGQFVEDGTARQRPRGPAKGEASAEGPPLARVEASATLKRRIRAKQSQQENVKFILTESDTVKRRPKAKEREAGPELPPPLSVYQNGMGTVRRRPASEQAGPPELPPPPPPAEPPPSDLMHLPPLPPPDSDTRKLTKPPVSPKPVLAQPVPKIQGSPTPASKKVPLPGPGSPEVKRAHGTPPPVSPKPPPPPTAPKPAKAAAGLQSGSTSPSPAPSPARQPPAALAKPASTPPSLSASPARPPSPGAPALHVPAKPPRAAAASAATGPPAAPDGASLGDSVRQKLEETSACLAAALQAVEEKIRQEDAQGSRPSAAEKSTGSILDDIGSMFDDLADQLDAMLE from the exons AGCTCCTGGGCTCCACCAAGAAGATCAATGTCAATTTCCAAGACCCAGATGG CTTCTCTGCCTTGCACCACGCGGCCCTGAATGGCAACACGGAATTAATCACCCTGCTGCTGGAGGCCCAGGCTGCTGTGGACATCAAGGACAACAAAG gcATGCGGCCGCTGCACTATGCAGCCTGGCAGGGCCGGAAGGAGCCCATGAAGCTGGTGCTGAAGGCAGGCTCAGCGGTGAACATCCCATCCGATGAGGGCCACATCCCCCTGCACTTGGCAGCCCAGCATGGTCACTATGACGTG TCTGAGATGCTGCTCCAGCACCAATCCAACCCGTGCATGGTGGacaactcggggaagacacccctGGACCTTGCCTGTGAGTTTGGCCGTGTTGGG GTGGTCCAGCTGCTTCTGAGCAGCAACATGTGTGCGGCCTTGCTGGAGCCCCGGCCTGGGGACACCACCGACCCCAATGGCACCAGCCCCCTGCACCTGGCAGCCAAGAATGGCCACATCGACATCATCAG ACTCCTCCTCCAAGCCGGCATTGACATCAACCGCCAGACCAAGTCTGGCACAGCCCTGCACGAGGCCGCACTCTGCGGGAAAACAGAAGTGGTTCGGCTGCTGTTGGAT AGCGGGATCAATGCCCATGTGAGAAATACCTACAGCCAGACAGCCCTGGACATCGTGCACCAGTTCACCACCTCCCAGGCCAGCAAGGAGATCAAGCAGCTGCTGCGAGGTGGGCccgggcagggcaggtgggcaggggcagagcctgggccGGGCCGGCTCACAGGACTGGGGGGTCTGCTGCCTCCTGTGTCCCCAGAGGCTTCGGCGGCCCTGCAGGTCCGGGCGACCAAGGATTATTGCAACAACTATGACCTGACCAGCCTCAATGTGAAAGCAGGGGACATTATCACA GTCCTTGAGCAGCATCCAGATGGCCGGTGGAAGGGCTGTATCCATGACAACAGGACAGGCAACGACCGTGTGGGCTACTTCCCGTCCTCCTTGGGCGAGGCCATTGTCAAGCGAGCAG GTTCCCGTGCAGGTGCCGAACCAAGCCCACCCCAGGGAGGCAGCTCATCAGGCACCCCTGCACCCCCTGAGGAGATCTGGGTGCTGAGAAAGCCCTTTGCAG GTGGGGACCGCAGTGGCAGCTTGAGCAGTGTGGCTGGTGGCCGGAGCAGTGGGGGCCACACCCTACACGCAGGCTCTGAAGGGGTCAAG CTCCTGGCAACAGTGCTCTCCCAGAAGCCTGTCTCCGACTCCAGCCCCGGGGACAGCCCTGTCAAGCCTCCGGAGGGCTCCGCAG GTGCCACCCGGTCCCAGCCTCCAGTGGCCCATGCTGGGCAGGTCTTTGGGGAACAGCCACCCAAGAAGCCAGAGGCGGCATCAGAGGGCAAG GCTAACCTGGCTGTGTGGCTGTCCATGATCGGCCTGGCCCAGTACTACAAGGTGCTGGTGGACAACGGCTATGAGAATATTGACTTCATCACCGACATCACCTGGGAGGATCTGCAGGAGATCGGCATCACCAAGCTGG GACACCAGAAGAAGCTAATGCTGGCAGTGAGGAAACTGGCGGAGCTACAGAAGGCAGAGTATGCCAAGTATGAGGGGGGACCCCTGCGCCGGAAGGTACCACAGTCGCTTGAAGTGATGGCCATAGAGTCGCCACCCCCACCTGAGCCTGCCCCAGCTGACTGCCAGTCTCCTAAGATGACCACCTTCCAGGACAGTGAGCTCAGCGGTGAGCTGCAGGCTGCCATGACTGGCCCGGCCGAAGGGGCTGCTGCCGCTGCCACTGCCGCTGCCACTGCCGAGAAGCCCTCCAACCACCTGCCGCCCACCCCAAGGGCCTCTATGCggccagagcccagcctgggTGGGCGGGCTCGGCACATGAGCAGTTCTCAGGAGCTGCTGGGCGATGGACCCCCTGGGCCTGGCAGCCCCATGTCACGAAGCCAGGAGTACCTGCTGGATGAGGGGCCAGCCCCAGGGACCCCCCCTAAGGAGGCGCGGCCCAGCCGCCACGGCCACAGCATCAAGCGGGCCAGCGTGCCCCCAGTGCCTGGCAAGCCACGGCAGGTCCTTCCACCAGGTGCCAGCCACTTCACGCCCCCGCAGACACCCACAAAAGCCCGGCCAAGCTCCCCCCAGGCTGTGGGGGGGCCTCatggcccagccccagccacagCCAAGGTGAAGCCCACCCCCCAGCTGCTGCCACCAGCAGAGCGACCCATGTCACCTCGCTCGCTGCCTCAGTCACCCACACACCGTGGCTTTGCCTATGTGCTGCCCCAACCCGTGGAGAGCGAGGCAGCGCCGGCTGCTCCGGGGCCTGCACCTGCGGCTGTTCCCACGACTGTGCCCATGCTGTGCCTGCCCCCCGAGGCTGATGTGGAGCCAGAGCGGCCCAAGAAGCGTGCCCACAGCCTGAATCGCTACGCAGCGTCTGACAGCGAGCCGGAGCGGGACGAGCTGCTGGTGCCGGCGGCTGCAGGGCCCTATGCCACGGTCCAGCGGCGTGTGGGACGCAGCCACTCGGTGCGGGCTCCTGCTGGTGCCGACAAGAACGTTAACCGCAGCCAGTCATTCGCTGTGCGACCGAGAAAGAAGGGGCCCCCACCGCCCCCGCCCAAGCGCTCCAGCTCAGCCATGGCCAGTGCCAACCTGGCCGATGAGTCGGTGCCAGATGTGGAGACCGAGGGGGCTGGGACTGAGGATGGCCAGCTGGGGGTCCGAGCACAGCGCCGCCGGGCTAGTGATCTGGCTGGCAGTGTGGACACAGGAAGTGCTGGCAGCGTGAAGAGCATTGCAGCCATGCTCGAGCTGTCGTCCattgggggtgggggccgggcAGCCCGCAGGCCCCCCGAGGGCCACCCCACACCTCGCCCTGCCAGCCCGGAGCCAGGGCGGGTGGCCACAGTGTTGGCCTCGGTGAAACACAAGGAGGCCATTGGGCCTGATGGTGAGGTGGTGAACCGGCGCCGCACGCTGAGTGGGCCCGTCACAGGACTTCTGGCCACTGCTCGCCGTAGTCCAGGAGAGCAGGGGCCCCCTGCAGATCACGGCCAGTTTGTGGAAGATGGCACTGCCCGGCAGAGGCCTCGAGGTCCGGCCAAGGGCGAGGCGAGTGCAGAGGGACCGCCCCTGGCCAGGGTGGAGGCCAGTGCCACACTCAAGAGGCGCATCCGAGCCAAGCAGAGCCAGCAGGAGAACGTGAAGTTCATCCTAACTGAGTCCGACACTGTCAAGCGCCGGCCCAAAGCCAAGGAGCGGGAGGCAGGTCCTGAGCTACCCCCACCGCTGTCTGTGTACCAGAATGGAATGGGCACTGTGCGCCGCCGACCGGCCTCTGAGCAGGCTGGGCCCCCAGAGCTGCCCCCTCCACCTCCGCCCGCTGAGCCCCCGCCCTCTGACCTGATGCACCTGCCCCCGCTGCCCCCGCCCGACAGCGACACCCGGAAGCTGACCAAGCCGCCTGTCTCTCCCAAGCCCGTTCTGGCTCAGCCTGTGCCCAAGATCCAGGGCTCACCCACACCTGCCTCCAAGAAGGTGCCGCTGCCAGGTCCGGGCAGCCCAG AGGTGAAGCGTGCTCATGGCACGCCGCCGCCTGTGTCTCccaagccgccgccgccgcccactGCGCCCAAGCCGGCCAAGGCCGCGGCGGGGCTGCAGTCGGGCAGCACCAGTCCGTCGCCGGCGCCCTCGCCGGCACGCCAGCCGCCCGCCGCCCTCGCCAAGCCGGCCAGCACGCCGCCCTCACTGAGCGCCAGCCCCGCCAGGCCCCCGTCCCCAGGTGCACCCGCGCTGCACGTGCCCGCCAAGCCGCCGCGCGCCGCTGCCGCCTCCGCCGCCACCGGGCCTCCAGCTGCGCCCGACGGTGCCTCGCTTGGGGACAGCGTCCGGCAGAAGCTGGAGGAAACGAGCGCGTGCCTGGCAGCGGCGCTGCAGGCCGTAGAAGAGAAGATCCGACAGGAGGACGCGCAGGGCTCACG cccctcgGCCGCAGAGAAGAGCACCGGCAGCATCCTGGATGACATTGGTAGCATGTTTGACGACCTGGCCGACCAGCTGGACGCCATGCTGGAGTGA
- the CASKIN1 gene encoding caskin-1 isoform X1 yields MGKEQELVQAVKAEDVGTAQRLLQRPRPGKAKLLGSTKKINVNFQDPDGFSALHHAALNGNTELITLLLEAQAAVDIKDNKGMRPLHYAAWQGRKEPMKLVLKAGSAVNIPSDEGHIPLHLAAQHGHYDVSEMLLQHQSNPCMVDNSGKTPLDLACEFGRVGVVQLLLSSNMCAALLEPRPGDTTDPNGTSPLHLAAKNGHIDIIRLLLQAGIDINRQTKSGTALHEAALCGKTEVVRLLLDSGINAHVRNTYSQTALDIVHQFTTSQASKEIKQLLRGGPGQGRWAGAEPGPGRLTGLGGLLPPVSPEASAALQVRATKDYCNNYDLTSLNVKAGDIITVLEQHPDGRWKGCIHDNRTGNDRVGYFPSSLGEAIVKRAGSRAGAEPSPPQGGSSSGTPAPPEEIWVLRKPFAGGDRSGSLSSVAGGRSSGGHTLHAGSEGVKLLATVLSQKPVSDSSPGDSPVKPPEGSAGATRSQPPVAHAGQVFGEQPPKKPEAASEGKSTEAVSQWLATFQLQLYAPNFISAGYDLPTISRMTPEDLTAIGVTKPGHRKKITAEISGLSIPDWLPEHKPANLAVWLSMIGLAQYYKVLVDNGYENIDFITDITWEDLQEIGITKLGHQKKLMLAVRKLAELQKAEYAKYEGGPLRRKVPQSLEVMAIESPPPPEPAPADCQSPKMTTFQDSELSGELQAAMTGPAEGAAAAATAAATAEKPSNHLPPTPRASMRPEPSLGGRARHMSSSQELLGDGPPGPGSPMSRSQEYLLDEGPAPGTPPKEARPSRHGHSIKRASVPPVPGKPRQVLPPGASHFTPPQTPTKARPSSPQAVGGPHGPAPATAKVKPTPQLLPPAERPMSPRSLPQSPTHRGFAYVLPQPVESEAAPAAPGPAPAAVPTTVPMLCLPPEADVEPERPKKRAHSLNRYAASDSEPERDELLVPAAAGPYATVQRRVGRSHSVRAPAGADKNVNRSQSFAVRPRKKGPPPPPPKRSSSAMASANLADESVPDVETEGAGTEDGQLGVRAQRRRASDLAGSVDTGSAGSVKSIAAMLELSSIGGGGRAARRPPEGHPTPRPASPEPGRVATVLASVKHKEAIGPDGEVVNRRRTLSGPVTGLLATARRSPGEQGPPADHGQFVEDGTARQRPRGPAKGEASAEGPPLARVEASATLKRRIRAKQSQQENVKFILTESDTVKRRPKAKEREAGPELPPPLSVYQNGMGTVRRRPASEQAGPPELPPPPPPAEPPPSDLMHLPPLPPPDSDTRKLTKPPVSPKPVLAQPVPKIQGSPTPASKKVPLPGPGSPEVKRAHGTPPPVSPKPPPPPTAPKPAKAAAGLQSGSTSPSPAPSPARQPPAALAKPASTPPSLSASPARPPSPGAPALHVPAKPPRAAAASAATGPPAAPDGASLGDSVRQKLEETSACLAAALQAVEEKIRQEDAQGSRPSAAEKSTGSILDDIGSMFDDLADQLDAMLE; encoded by the exons AGCTCCTGGGCTCCACCAAGAAGATCAATGTCAATTTCCAAGACCCAGATGG CTTCTCTGCCTTGCACCACGCGGCCCTGAATGGCAACACGGAATTAATCACCCTGCTGCTGGAGGCCCAGGCTGCTGTGGACATCAAGGACAACAAAG gcATGCGGCCGCTGCACTATGCAGCCTGGCAGGGCCGGAAGGAGCCCATGAAGCTGGTGCTGAAGGCAGGCTCAGCGGTGAACATCCCATCCGATGAGGGCCACATCCCCCTGCACTTGGCAGCCCAGCATGGTCACTATGACGTG TCTGAGATGCTGCTCCAGCACCAATCCAACCCGTGCATGGTGGacaactcggggaagacacccctGGACCTTGCCTGTGAGTTTGGCCGTGTTGGG GTGGTCCAGCTGCTTCTGAGCAGCAACATGTGTGCGGCCTTGCTGGAGCCCCGGCCTGGGGACACCACCGACCCCAATGGCACCAGCCCCCTGCACCTGGCAGCCAAGAATGGCCACATCGACATCATCAG ACTCCTCCTCCAAGCCGGCATTGACATCAACCGCCAGACCAAGTCTGGCACAGCCCTGCACGAGGCCGCACTCTGCGGGAAAACAGAAGTGGTTCGGCTGCTGTTGGAT AGCGGGATCAATGCCCATGTGAGAAATACCTACAGCCAGACAGCCCTGGACATCGTGCACCAGTTCACCACCTCCCAGGCCAGCAAGGAGATCAAGCAGCTGCTGCGAGGTGGGCccgggcagggcaggtgggcaggggcagagcctgggccGGGCCGGCTCACAGGACTGGGGGGTCTGCTGCCTCCTGTGTCCCCAGAGGCTTCGGCGGCCCTGCAGGTCCGGGCGACCAAGGATTATTGCAACAACTATGACCTGACCAGCCTCAATGTGAAAGCAGGGGACATTATCACA GTCCTTGAGCAGCATCCAGATGGCCGGTGGAAGGGCTGTATCCATGACAACAGGACAGGCAACGACCGTGTGGGCTACTTCCCGTCCTCCTTGGGCGAGGCCATTGTCAAGCGAGCAG GTTCCCGTGCAGGTGCCGAACCAAGCCCACCCCAGGGAGGCAGCTCATCAGGCACCCCTGCACCCCCTGAGGAGATCTGGGTGCTGAGAAAGCCCTTTGCAG GTGGGGACCGCAGTGGCAGCTTGAGCAGTGTGGCTGGTGGCCGGAGCAGTGGGGGCCACACCCTACACGCAGGCTCTGAAGGGGTCAAG CTCCTGGCAACAGTGCTCTCCCAGAAGCCTGTCTCCGACTCCAGCCCCGGGGACAGCCCTGTCAAGCCTCCGGAGGGCTCCGCAG GTGCCACCCGGTCCCAGCCTCCAGTGGCCCATGCTGGGCAGGTCTTTGGGGAACAGCCACCCAAGAAGCCAGAGGCGGCATCAGAGGGCAAG AGCACCGAGGCTGTCAGCCAGTGGCTTGCCACGTTCCAGCTACAGCTCTACGCCCCCAACTTCATCAGTGCTGGCTACGACCTGCCCACCATCAGCCGCATGACCCCTGAG GACCTCACGGCCATTGGGGTCACCAAGCCGGGCCACCGGAAGAAGATTACTGCAGAGATCAGTGGCCTAAGCATCCCTGACTGGCTGCCTGAGCACAAACCC GCTAACCTGGCTGTGTGGCTGTCCATGATCGGCCTGGCCCAGTACTACAAGGTGCTGGTGGACAACGGCTATGAGAATATTGACTTCATCACCGACATCACCTGGGAGGATCTGCAGGAGATCGGCATCACCAAGCTGG GACACCAGAAGAAGCTAATGCTGGCAGTGAGGAAACTGGCGGAGCTACAGAAGGCAGAGTATGCCAAGTATGAGGGGGGACCCCTGCGCCGGAAGGTACCACAGTCGCTTGAAGTGATGGCCATAGAGTCGCCACCCCCACCTGAGCCTGCCCCAGCTGACTGCCAGTCTCCTAAGATGACCACCTTCCAGGACAGTGAGCTCAGCGGTGAGCTGCAGGCTGCCATGACTGGCCCGGCCGAAGGGGCTGCTGCCGCTGCCACTGCCGCTGCCACTGCCGAGAAGCCCTCCAACCACCTGCCGCCCACCCCAAGGGCCTCTATGCggccagagcccagcctgggTGGGCGGGCTCGGCACATGAGCAGTTCTCAGGAGCTGCTGGGCGATGGACCCCCTGGGCCTGGCAGCCCCATGTCACGAAGCCAGGAGTACCTGCTGGATGAGGGGCCAGCCCCAGGGACCCCCCCTAAGGAGGCGCGGCCCAGCCGCCACGGCCACAGCATCAAGCGGGCCAGCGTGCCCCCAGTGCCTGGCAAGCCACGGCAGGTCCTTCCACCAGGTGCCAGCCACTTCACGCCCCCGCAGACACCCACAAAAGCCCGGCCAAGCTCCCCCCAGGCTGTGGGGGGGCCTCatggcccagccccagccacagCCAAGGTGAAGCCCACCCCCCAGCTGCTGCCACCAGCAGAGCGACCCATGTCACCTCGCTCGCTGCCTCAGTCACCCACACACCGTGGCTTTGCCTATGTGCTGCCCCAACCCGTGGAGAGCGAGGCAGCGCCGGCTGCTCCGGGGCCTGCACCTGCGGCTGTTCCCACGACTGTGCCCATGCTGTGCCTGCCCCCCGAGGCTGATGTGGAGCCAGAGCGGCCCAAGAAGCGTGCCCACAGCCTGAATCGCTACGCAGCGTCTGACAGCGAGCCGGAGCGGGACGAGCTGCTGGTGCCGGCGGCTGCAGGGCCCTATGCCACGGTCCAGCGGCGTGTGGGACGCAGCCACTCGGTGCGGGCTCCTGCTGGTGCCGACAAGAACGTTAACCGCAGCCAGTCATTCGCTGTGCGACCGAGAAAGAAGGGGCCCCCACCGCCCCCGCCCAAGCGCTCCAGCTCAGCCATGGCCAGTGCCAACCTGGCCGATGAGTCGGTGCCAGATGTGGAGACCGAGGGGGCTGGGACTGAGGATGGCCAGCTGGGGGTCCGAGCACAGCGCCGCCGGGCTAGTGATCTGGCTGGCAGTGTGGACACAGGAAGTGCTGGCAGCGTGAAGAGCATTGCAGCCATGCTCGAGCTGTCGTCCattgggggtgggggccgggcAGCCCGCAGGCCCCCCGAGGGCCACCCCACACCTCGCCCTGCCAGCCCGGAGCCAGGGCGGGTGGCCACAGTGTTGGCCTCGGTGAAACACAAGGAGGCCATTGGGCCTGATGGTGAGGTGGTGAACCGGCGCCGCACGCTGAGTGGGCCCGTCACAGGACTTCTGGCCACTGCTCGCCGTAGTCCAGGAGAGCAGGGGCCCCCTGCAGATCACGGCCAGTTTGTGGAAGATGGCACTGCCCGGCAGAGGCCTCGAGGTCCGGCCAAGGGCGAGGCGAGTGCAGAGGGACCGCCCCTGGCCAGGGTGGAGGCCAGTGCCACACTCAAGAGGCGCATCCGAGCCAAGCAGAGCCAGCAGGAGAACGTGAAGTTCATCCTAACTGAGTCCGACACTGTCAAGCGCCGGCCCAAAGCCAAGGAGCGGGAGGCAGGTCCTGAGCTACCCCCACCGCTGTCTGTGTACCAGAATGGAATGGGCACTGTGCGCCGCCGACCGGCCTCTGAGCAGGCTGGGCCCCCAGAGCTGCCCCCTCCACCTCCGCCCGCTGAGCCCCCGCCCTCTGACCTGATGCACCTGCCCCCGCTGCCCCCGCCCGACAGCGACACCCGGAAGCTGACCAAGCCGCCTGTCTCTCCCAAGCCCGTTCTGGCTCAGCCTGTGCCCAAGATCCAGGGCTCACCCACACCTGCCTCCAAGAAGGTGCCGCTGCCAGGTCCGGGCAGCCCAG AGGTGAAGCGTGCTCATGGCACGCCGCCGCCTGTGTCTCccaagccgccgccgccgcccactGCGCCCAAGCCGGCCAAGGCCGCGGCGGGGCTGCAGTCGGGCAGCACCAGTCCGTCGCCGGCGCCCTCGCCGGCACGCCAGCCGCCCGCCGCCCTCGCCAAGCCGGCCAGCACGCCGCCCTCACTGAGCGCCAGCCCCGCCAGGCCCCCGTCCCCAGGTGCACCCGCGCTGCACGTGCCCGCCAAGCCGCCGCGCGCCGCTGCCGCCTCCGCCGCCACCGGGCCTCCAGCTGCGCCCGACGGTGCCTCGCTTGGGGACAGCGTCCGGCAGAAGCTGGAGGAAACGAGCGCGTGCCTGGCAGCGGCGCTGCAGGCCGTAGAAGAGAAGATCCGACAGGAGGACGCGCAGGGCTCACG cccctcgGCCGCAGAGAAGAGCACCGGCAGCATCCTGGATGACATTGGTAGCATGTTTGACGACCTGGCCGACCAGCTGGACGCCATGCTGGAGTGA